A window of Adhaeribacter arboris genomic DNA:
TTACCTTGTTGATTATCGCTAATATTTTAGGCGATTACTTAAGAGGTAAAAAAGATTTAGATGGCCGAGATCTGGAGTTAGTAAATCAGCGATTTGATTTCTCAAAAATCTATAAATCCAGAGCAGTACAGATAATTGTAGGTTTGATTTTCACGGTTGTCATTCTGGATGCCTTAATTGAAGAAACGTATGGCGTAGGTATCCAGCAAGGATATCAACCTACTCAGCCTATTGCTTTCTCCCATAAACTGCACGCAGGTCAGCACGAAATAAACTGTAATTATTGCCATACTTCGGTTTATAAGAGCAAAAATGCTAATATCCCGTCGGCAAATATTTGTATGAACTGCCATAGCCAGATTAAAAAGGAATCACCGGAAATTCAAAAGATTTACCGAGCTATTGAATACAACAAACCTATTGAATGGGTAAGAATTCACAATTTGCCGGATTTAGCCTATTTCAACCACTCGCAGCATACGCAAGTTGGTAAAATTGAATGCCAAACTTGCCATGGCCAAATACAGAATATGGATGTAGTCTACCAATATTCGCCGCTAACCATGGGTTGGTGTATTAACTGTCACCGCGAAACGCCACTGAATACTCAAGGTAATAAATACTACGATAATCTGGTAAAACTGCACGATGAGGCTAATAAAGGAATGGCATTTACTGTATCTTCCAACGGAGGTACCGAGTGTTCTAAATGTCATTATTAATCCTGTTTTAAGTTTGAGTTAGATTCTGAGTTTTCTCATTTATATATATGCAAGAAACAATTAAGTACTGGAAAGGGCTGGAAGAGCTCGAAAACACTCCTGAATTCAATAAAAATAAGCATAATGAATTTGATGCGTTTCTTCCGGTAAAAGAAACTTATGGTACAAAAGATAAAGAGGTTGCTCCCCGTCGCGATTTCTTAAAATTACTTGGGTTTGGTTTTGCTGCGGCTACTTTAGCTTCCTGTGAGGCACCCGTAAGAAAAGCTATTCCTTATTTAAATAAACCAGAAGAAGTAGATCCGGGTATTGCTAACTGGTATGCCTCTACTTACTTTGTTGGGAGTGATTATAACAGTATTCTGGTAAAAACCCGTGAAGGGCGGCCGATAAAGCTGGAAGGGAATCCTTTGTCGCCGGTTACCAAAGGTGGGTTAAGTGCCCGGGCCCAAGCATCGGTGTTAAGCTTATACGATACTACCCGGTTGCGCCAACCATTAGCCAACAAAAAAGAGACAACTTGGGAAGCAATTGACCAAGAAATTGCCGGTAAACTAAGAGGGGTGCGGGGCAAAGTGGCCATCATTTCTTCAACCATTATCAGTCCAACTACTAAAAAAGCCATTGCGGAGTTTGGGTCTAAATTTACGTCGTTCGAGCACGTTATGTACGATGCTAATTCAGCGAATGGTTTATTAAAAGCGAATGGCGGAGTAGTACCTGGTTTTGACTTTAGCAAAGCTAATGTAATTGTTAGTGTTGGGGCTGATTTTCTGGGAACCTGGCTTTCTCCGGTTGAGTACGCTAAACAATACATCACCAAACGCAAAGTAGGTAAAGAAAATCCTACCATGTCGCGTCATTACCAGTTCGAGTCTACGTTTACTTTAACGGGTGCCAATGCCGACGTACGGATTCCGGTAAAACCATCTGAGGAAGGTCCATTAGTAGCGGCGCTGTATAATAGAGTAACGGGTGGAAGTGCAGGTGGGGGTTATAGCAATGCCAGATTAGATGCCGCAGCAAAAGAATTATTAGCCAATAAGGGTGCCGCCTTAGTTGTAGCTGGCTCAAACGATGTGGCTATACAAACCTTAGTAGCTGAAATTAACCGTATTTTAGGGGCGCAAGGAACAACTATTTCAAACACTCCTTCTCTTATTCGTCAAGGCGATGATGCTGCCATGATTCGTTTGGTAAACGAAATTAGCAATGGTTCGGTTGGTGCAGTGCTATTTTATAATGCTAACCCAATTTATGATCATCCGCTTTCTGCTAAATTAGCTAGTGGTTTAGAAAAAGTTGGCGTTAAAATTTCGTTTGCCGATCGTTTAGACGAGACAGCTAACTTAGTAAATTACGTTTGTCCGGACAGTAATTATCTGGAATCGTGGAATGATTATGAGCCGAAACGAGGCCAGTTTTCGTTAGCACAACCGGCTATTACTCCAATCTTCTCCACGCGCCAAGCGCAGGAATCACTCTTAAGGTGGGTAGGAAATAATACAGCCTACTATGATTACCTGCAAGCAAACTGGCGGGGTACTTTAGGCTCACAGGCAGCTTGGGATAAAGCTGTTCATGATGGCGTATTTACAGGTTCTGTTACTACCACCGCAACTACTGCGACTACTGCCGCTCTGACACCAGCTGCAGCATTATCTCAGGTAACTTCC
This region includes:
- a CDS encoding c-type cytochrome; this translates as MTQDGLTAGTASGDDAVAAAGETLFKNNCASCHAIGEKVVGPALRDVYKRHKLPWLKSWIRNSSQMVQSGDKEAVALFNEYDKQQMPSFAFSDDQLTSILKYIEKASAAPAALPADPATGGSGVAQGGTSGPGGGDAAAAGAGVAGKYLDYVLIALIIVLIVMVITLLIIANILGDYLRGKKDLDGRDLELVNQRFDFSKIYKSRAVQIIVGLIFTVVILDALIEETYGVGIQQGYQPTQPIAFSHKLHAGQHEINCNYCHTSVYKSKNANIPSANICMNCHSQIKKESPEIQKIYRAIEYNKPIEWVRIHNLPDLAYFNHSQHTQVGKIECQTCHGQIQNMDVVYQYSPLTMGWCINCHRETPLNTQGNKYYDNLVKLHDEANKGMAFTVSSNGGTECSKCHY
- a CDS encoding TAT-variant-translocated molybdopterin oxidoreductase, with translation MQETIKYWKGLEELENTPEFNKNKHNEFDAFLPVKETYGTKDKEVAPRRDFLKLLGFGFAAATLASCEAPVRKAIPYLNKPEEVDPGIANWYASTYFVGSDYNSILVKTREGRPIKLEGNPLSPVTKGGLSARAQASVLSLYDTTRLRQPLANKKETTWEAIDQEIAGKLRGVRGKVAIISSTIISPTTKKAIAEFGSKFTSFEHVMYDANSANGLLKANGGVVPGFDFSKANVIVSVGADFLGTWLSPVEYAKQYITKRKVGKENPTMSRHYQFESTFTLTGANADVRIPVKPSEEGPLVAALYNRVTGGSAGGGYSNARLDAAAKELLANKGAALVVAGSNDVAIQTLVAEINRILGAQGTTISNTPSLIRQGDDAAMIRLVNEISNGSVGAVLFYNANPIYDHPLSAKLASGLEKVGVKISFADRLDETANLVNYVCPDSNYLESWNDYEPKRGQFSLAQPAITPIFSTRQAQESLLRWVGNNTAYYDYLQANWRGTLGSQAAWDKAVHDGVFTGSVTTTATTATTAALTPAAALSQVTSGKQSGGMEAVIYETVALGTGREANNPWLQELPDPITKATWDNYVTLPRDYAVKEKIEQGDILKVTANGASIELPALIQPGQAKGSVGIALGYGRSNAGPVANGVGTNAFKLVSLANNSLVYHTPVTIEKTRAQKEIAQTQTHHTIMDRLVVQESTLSKYQKDRNVTEYVKIATPEGLQTPAKVSLWQDYEYNNHHWGMVIDLNSCIGCGSCVVGCNVENNVAVVGKQEVLNRREMHWLRIDRYYSSDAHRTDKDKGTIDRYQAMEDPSENPQVIFQPMLCQHCNHAPCETVCPVAATTHSTEGINQMVYNRCVGTRYCANNCPYKVRRFNWFAYYDNEKFTVQNPQMNTDLGRMVLNPDVTVRARGVMEKCTFCVQRVQLGKLEAKKQNRRPKDGEIVTACAQSCPTNAIVFGDMKDPNSQVSQILREQQGERAFHVLEEINTQPNVTYLTKIRNIV